The Clostridia bacterium genomic sequence GAAGATAATACCTCCTGATATTTCATGTAGTCCGGAGTATTCTGAATCCTTTGGTTTTATCGGATTTGTATATACTCTTAAGACCTTATCTTCAGGTGGTCCGATTATTACTTCATTAATAAGGGATGTATTCTGTTCTACGGCTTTTTTGACATACGCATTTATCTGATTGTTGCGCACCAGCTCCAGAATATTATGGCCTAATACTTCTGCTTCATTTTTTACATTGAACATTTCCCGGGCCATATCATTTATGAGGATAATTCTATATTTGGTATCTACAGCTACTATCCCGTTTATCATACTATTCATTATTGAATCGAATTTTACATTTTTATCAATAAGATTATCGACGGTTTCTTCCAGTTTAGCGGCCATATCGTTAAAAGTCTTGGAAAGAAGTCCGAACTCATCTTTTGTCGCAATATTTACACGCTTTGTATAGTTTCCCTTCGATATCTCATTGGATATGGCTATCAATTCATTAATAGGCTTGATTGCAGATGATGAGAATTTTAGAGCAAGTAATGTTGTAAGCAATAAAGCTGCGAGAATACCAATAATAGTATAATACCAGATTATTTTATCTATGTTTTTCAACATCATCAGAGGTACGGACACCCTGACTATGATCTGGTATTCTTTGATAGGCATGGCTATATAAAGGTAATCAACGTCCAGCGTTTTGCTGTGACGTATATCCTTACCAGTTTTTCCCTTGACAGCTTGTTGGATTTCCAGACGGTTAAGGTGGTTTTCCATCGTATGGTAATCGTCTTCGGATTCACCTAATACATTGCCCTTGAAATCAATGAATGTAATTCTTGAATGAATTGCTTCTGAAGAATAAGCTGCATCCGGGTTGATAAGCAGACCTGCATACTTGTTTGCAATACGGTTATAGTCCAGATCATCTTTTTCCGATATATATTCCGAGACCCTGTCTTTGATCAGCGATGCGGTATCTATCAGTTTGTTTTCTACTTCCTGCTTGTAGAATTTTTGTGTCAGTTCCGAGATAAAAAAGCCTGTAACTGATATACCTATTATTATAAGAATAATATAGTACAGGAAAATCTTTCTTTTCATGATTGTTTCTGACCACCTTTTGTCATAGTATGCAAGCCAACACGCCGCATCAGATGAGTCAATTACTTGTGTTTTGACCCCTTGTCATTGAATCTGTATCCTATACCCCTTACTGTTTCAATGTATACGGGATTATTGTCGTCATCCTCAATCTTTTGCCGCAAATACCTTATATGGACATCTACAGTTCTGGTTTCCCCATAGTAATCAAAACCCCAGACTTTTTCAAGAAGCAAATCCCTTGATAGAACCTTACCTTTATTTATGACAAGCATTTTCAACAGTTCAAACTCCTTTAGAGGCAGTTCCAGAAGGTTACCTGCTTTATAGACTTCTCTCCGTACACAGTCTATGCTGATATCGCCATGCTTTATAAGCTCTGTTTCTTCAGGAGAAGGATTATTGACACGTCTGAACAGGGCCTTGACACGGGCAACAAGTTCTCTTACACTGAACGGCTTGGTTATGTAATCATCTGCTCCGAGTTCCAATCCCAATACCTTGTCAAACTCTTCACTTTTTGCGGTTAACATTATTATAGGGATGTTTTTTGTACGTATATTCTGTCTAAGCTGTCTACATACCTCAAGGCCGTCTATCCCGGGAAGCATGATATCCAATATGAATAAATCGGGAACGGCAGATTTACACTCATTAAGGAGACTTTCACCGCTGTCGAATGTCAGTACCTTATACCCGTTGGTTTCAAGGTTATATTTGATTAATTGCTGTATGTGGCTTTCATCCTCAACAGCAAATATTAATTCTTTTGACATAATGTCCTCCTTTTAGCCGGAAAGGTCAGAAGTACTGTATATTTCTCTGTATATAATCCAGTACCTTACCTTAAAATTCTGTCGAAACTTAACTTCATGTCAAATCTTTTTTTATATCTTTAACGGAACTGTTCTGGTGAGTCAAATGATCATGTTCTCCTGTAACGTTAAACACAACCCACTCACCGATATTTGTAGCGTGATCAGCCATTCTTTCCAGGTATTTTGCTATAAGCATGAAGTCGATTGCCTGTTCTATAGTATCAGGATCATTTTTCATAAGATTTATCAACTCAAGTGTTATCTTGGAAAAAAGATTATCAACGTCATCATCGCTGTTGCATACTGCCTGTGCAAGTTCTATATCCTGCCTGATATATGCATCAATTGATCTGTTGACCATTTTTTTTGCCAGTTCAGCCATTCTGGGTATATCAATAAGAGGTTTTATATATTTAACATTTGCCATTCTGATTGTAATTTCGGCTATATCAGCAGAATGGTCTGCGATCCTTTCCATATCCGTAATTATCTTCAGAGCCGTGCTTATAGTCCTTAAATCCTTTGCAAGAGGCTGTTGTCGTGCTATAAGATTCAGGCAGATTCTTTCTATTTTTTGTTCCATATCATCTATTATATCATCATCTTCAAATATCTTTTTTGCCAGTTCTAAATCCTGCTTCTTTAATGCATGTATAGTTTTTTCTATGGATTCTTCAACAAGGCTCCCCATTTTTATAATCTGCAGATGAAGCTCTTCAAGCTCTCTATCAAAAAAGTGTCTTGTAACCATAATAATCCACTCCATTTTATATAATTTCTGTTGCCAATAGTGACTGCAATCTGTTTAAAATATTCGTTTGGAATAATTCATTACTAACTATCCGAAACGACCTGTTATATAGTCTTCCGTTCGTTTATCCGCGGGTATACTGAATATTTTTTCGGTATGATCATATTCAATAATCTCTCCATGAAGGAAAAAAGCAGTTTTATCGGATATTCGCCCTGCCTGCTGCATATTATGCGTAACTATGACTATAGTATAGTTTTCCTTTAATTCATCTATTAAATCCTCAATTTTGAGGGTAGATATCGGGTCCAGTGCAGATGTGGGTTCATCCATAAGGACTACTTCAGGCTCGACAGCTAGAACTCTGGCTATGCACAATCTCTGCTGCTGTCCTCCTGACAATCCAAGTGCGTTTTGTCTTAATCTGTCCTTGACTTCATCCCATAGTGCAGCGTTAACTAAGCTTTTCTCTACGATTTCATCAAGCTTTGCCTTGGATTTTATTCCATGTATCCTGGGTCCATATGCAACATTATCATAAACAGACATGGGGAAGGGGTTTGGCTTCTGAAAAACCATACCCACCTTTTTCCTCAGTTCAACTATATCATATTCCTGATATACATTCAAACCGTCAAAGAATACATCTCCTGTTATTTTTACGTTAGCTATCAGATCATTCATTCTGTTCAGGGTTTTTAAAAATGTAGACTTACCGCATCCTGATGGACCTATGAGCGCTGTTACCTTTTTTTCCTCAATATTGATACTTATATTCTTTAA encodes the following:
- a CDS encoding response regulator transcription factor, with the translated sequence MSKELIFAVEDESHIQQLIKYNLETNGYKVLTFDSGESLLNECKSAVPDLFILDIMLPGIDGLEVCRQLRQNIRTKNIPIIMLTAKSEEFDKVLGLELGADDYITKPFSVRELVARVKALFRRVNNPSPEETELIKHGDISIDCVRREVYKAGNLLELPLKEFELLKMLVINKGKVLSRDLLLEKVWGFDYYGETRTVDVHIRYLRQKIEDDDNNPVYIETVRGIGYRFNDKGSKHK
- the pstB gene encoding phosphate ABC transporter ATP-binding protein PstB; this translates as MKNNEFKLYTNGLNLFYGESQALKNISINIEEKKVTALIGPSGCGKSTFLKTLNRMNDLIANVKITGDVFFDGLNVYQEYDIVELRKKVGMVFQKPNPFPMSVYDNVAYGPRIHGIKSKAKLDEIVEKSLVNAALWDEVKDRLRQNALGLSGGQQQRLCIARVLAVEPEVVLMDEPTSALDPISTLKIEDLIDELKENYTIVIVTHNMQQAGRISDKTAFFLHGEIIEYDHTEKIFSIPADKRTEDYITGRFG
- the phoU gene encoding phosphate signaling complex protein PhoU → MVTRHFFDRELEELHLQIIKMGSLVEESIEKTIHALKKQDLELAKKIFEDDDIIDDMEQKIERICLNLIARQQPLAKDLRTISTALKIITDMERIADHSADIAEITIRMANVKYIKPLIDIPRMAELAKKMVNRSIDAYIRQDIELAQAVCNSDDDVDNLFSKITLELINLMKNDPDTIEQAIDFMLIAKYLERMADHATNIGEWVVFNVTGEHDHLTHQNSSVKDIKKDLT
- a CDS encoding ATP-binding protein; amino-acid sequence: MKRKIFLYYIILIIIGISVTGFFISELTQKFYKQEVENKLIDTASLIKDRVSEYISEKDDLDYNRIANKYAGLLINPDAAYSSEAIHSRITFIDFKGNVLGESEDDYHTMENHLNRLEIQQAVKGKTGKDIRHSKTLDVDYLYIAMPIKEYQIIVRVSVPLMMLKNIDKIIWYYTIIGILAALLLTTLLALKFSSSAIKPINELIAISNEISKGNYTKRVNIATKDEFGLLSKTFNDMAAKLEETVDNLIDKNVKFDSIMNSMINGIVAVDTKYRIILINDMAREMFNVKNEAEVLGHNILELVRNNQINAYVKKAVEQNTSLINEVIIGPPEDKVLRVYTNPIKPKDSEYSGLHEISGGIIFIQDITNIKKLEQIRTEFVSNVTHELKTPLTSIRGFVETLRSGAINNADVSEKFLEIIDIEAERLYMLINDILQLSEIENRQKDSNIEKHNLKSIVEEVLSILQGVAEKKGITVTDEIDSNITIIANKDRIKQMLINLIDNAIKYNSENGAVNVKSYRSEGKVVIIVSDTGIGIAQEHIPRIFERFYRVDKGRSRNMGGTGLGLSIVKHIVNLYNGDIRVNSNPGKGTEFIIQLPA